One genomic segment of Schistosoma haematobium chromosome 6, whole genome shotgun sequence includes these proteins:
- a CDS encoding hypothetical protein (EggNog:ENOG410V5PT~COG:T) produces the protein MLTKNVSHPTSNLCDHLHEPIDFFDHVHMSLYPSLEELKVQSIIDSQNNGPSTPQSDCQRPLSQINPTLSGNCNMDNNMSSYNICGRPVTCVSTISGIFPQSGMGCGVNSMSIAPFTPSGALCLPLPAPFDCVDIKPGVRLVTLCKNEFGKVGIQLKEIQKGIFVSFVEGFSPAALGGVRFGDQVLEINDILVTGCSGTRSMEILKSSTPNNIKLVLRDRPFERVITVHKDSLGAIGVHVRNGLIKAIVKDSSAARNGLLTNHQIIEINGQNVVGLKDKDLLQLMEESKTPMKVTIIPKTFYDKLTRSLPTGQLRLQMDRSLPFV, from the exons ATGCTGACGAAAAACGTATCCCATCCAACATCCAATCTTTGCGATCACTtgcatgaaccgattgatttctTTGATCATGTCCAT ATGTCTTTGTACCCTTCTCTCGAAGAGTTAAAAGTACAGTCTATTATTGATAGTCAAAACAATGGACCTTCAACTCCGCAGTCTGACTGTCAAAGGCCATTATCACAAATTAACCCCACTCTATCTGGAAATTGCAATATGGATAATAATATGTCTTCTTACAACATTTGTGGTAGACCTGTTACCTGTGTATCTACAATATCTGGCATTTTTCCTCAATCTGGTATGGGCTGTGGGGTCAATTCAATGTCAATTGCTCCTTTTACACCAAGCGGAGCGCTTTGTCTACCGCTTCCAGCACCATTTGATTGCGTAGATATAAAACCAGGAGTTAGACTTGTTACTCTTTGTAAAAATGAATTCGGTAAAGTCGGAATTCAGCTTAAAGAAATACAGAAA ggtatatttgtttcatttgtGGAAGGATTTTCACCAGCTGCACTTGGCGGTGTGCGTTTTGGAGATCAAGTCCTGGAAATTAATGATATTCTAGTTACAGGTTGTTCAGGGACAAGATCAATGGAAATATTGAAAAGTTCAACTCCTAACAACATAAAACTTGTATTACGTGACCG TCCATTCGAACGTGTTATTACTGTGCATAAAGATAGTTTAGGTGCAATCGGTGTACATGTTCGTAATGGTTTAATTAAAGCAATTGTTAAAGACTCAAGTGCTGCACGTAATGGTTTATTAACTAATCatcaaattattgaaattaatggACAAAATGTTGTTGGTTTAAAGGATAAAGATTTATTACAACTGATGGAGGAATCAAAAACTCCAATGAAAGTTACGATTATACCAAAGacattttatgataaattaactAGAAG TCTTCCAACTGGACAATTACGATTACAAATGGATCGTTCATTaccttttgtttaa